Proteins encoded by one window of Arachis ipaensis cultivar K30076 chromosome B04, Araip1.1, whole genome shotgun sequence:
- the LOC107636352 gene encoding protein FAR1-RELATED SEQUENCE 5-like — translation MSEADIMQMMNMLKSGISTSQIFCLLASQACGYECVGYGPRDMYNEIAWQRRQVPGDAARALKKLEDMRLKDPPLYFKACHDSRGLLRNLFWSNGISQLDYQLFGDVIALDTTYKKNKYSCPLVIFSEGKTPTSIITDGAMAIRNTVKDVFSEVRHRLCAWYLIRNVTSNVGNPNFPSNFKKIMMGDYEIPVFKRKWVQLIEEFGLEDNPWVNNMYEEKHIWATAYIREHFQRCVAHLRFKEFNADYESTRGAPVIQTCIELLERFAAETKKVKSAFNDASGFTRDAVVISRQSALMEFSKQLASIAAKVPERFEETRDIIMGLYSSYKAQDNHLRRSSNVVVFIKWKDIDNNVMEDEANGLDNGNMYTEPTPDLDSDN, via the exons ATGTCAGAGGCAGATATTATGCAAATGATGAACATGCTAAAGTCCGGAATTAGCACTTCACAGATATTTTGTCTTCTAGCTAGTCAAGCATGCGGGTATGAATGTGTCGGCTATGGTCCTAGAGATATGTACAATGAGATTGCTTGGCAAAGGCGTCAAGTTCCTGGTGATGCAGCACGAGCGTTGAAGAAGTTGGAGGATATGCGATTGAAGGATCCACCATTATATTTCAAGGCATGTCATGATTCAAGAGGTTTATTACGTAACTTATTCTGGTCTAATGGGATTAGCCAACTAGACTACCAACTCTTCGGGGATGTAATTGCTTTGGATACTACGTACAAGAAGAACAAGTATAGTTGTCCATTAGTCATATTTAGTGAG GGTAAGACCCCGACCTCAATAATAACTGATGGGGCCATGGCGATTAGGAATACAGTAAAAGATGTATTTTCCGAAGTCAGACATAGATTATGCGCTTGGTACCTTATTCGAAATGTGACTAGCAATGTTGGAAATCCAAATTTTCCTTCTAATTTCAAGAAAATCATGATGGGAGACTACGAGATTCCCGTGTTTAAGCGTAAGTGGGTTCAACTTATTGAAGAATTTGGCCTTGAGGATAATCCGTGGGTGAACAACATGTATGAAGAGAAGCATATATGGGCTACTGCATATATAAGAG AGCATTTTCAAAGGTGTGTTGCACACTTGCGCTTTAAAGAATTTAATGCTGATTATGAATCTACACGTGGGGCGCCCGTCATACAGACTTGTATAGAGCTGCTAGAGAGATTTGCTGCTGAG ACAAAGAAGGTGAAATCAGCATTCAATGATGCAAGTGGGTTCACCAGGGATGCTGTTGTTATTAGTCGTCAAAGTGCCTTGATGGAATTTTCTAAACAATTGGCTTCTATTGCTGCTAAAGTCCCAGAGAGATTTGAAGAGACACGTGACATTATTATGGGGTTGTACTCATCTTACAAG GCCCAGGACAACCATCTAAGAAGAAGCAGCAACGTTGTAGTGTTTATCAAATGGAAGGACATTGACAACAACGTTATGGAAGATGAAGCTAATGGTTTAGATAATGGCAACATGTATACCGAACCGACTCCTGATTTAGATAGTGATAATTAG
- the LOC107636351 gene encoding uncharacterized protein LOC107636351: MDEQYQEEDDINQQEELVCDQDMMDEQNEFEQDFGDEFTEGAYFSDSDPSEDTLEAAYAVDFVQDNTTLNFTENCAEKIGKYHFSTLHLAFDFYLKYSKSKGFSVRKSKTFKNSINEIYKQKFMKKRKKEPRLETRTGCEA, translated from the coding sequence ATGGATGAGCAATACCAGGAGGAGGATGACATTAACCAACAAGAAGAGCTAGTTTGTGACCAAGATATGATGGATGAACAGAATGAATTCGAACAAGATTTTGGAGATGAATTTACTGAGGGAGCGTATTTTTCTGATTCTGATCCGTCAGAAGATACCCTTGAAGCTGCTTATGCGGTTGACTTTGTGCAAGACAATACAACTTTGAATTTCACTGAAAATTGTGCGGAGAAAATTGGTAAATATCACTTTTCTACTTTACATCTTGCATTTGATTTTTATCTGAAGTACTCAAAGTCGAAGGGCTTTAGTGTAAGGAAGAGTAAGACTTTCAAGAATAGTATTAACGAGATTTACAAACAAAAGTTTatgaaaaaaaggaagaaggagcCTAGATTGGAAACAAGAACTGGGTGTGAAGCCTGA